A window of the Cellvibrio sp. pealriver genome harbors these coding sequences:
- a CDS encoding DUF3301 domain-containing protein: MFDLQSIIWLTLIAIAIYYWRGALRVKERAYIAAQKRCAEMDVQLLDENVYLRRIWFKRNDKGVLSLWRAFYFEFTVGGSDRYLGRVIMLGPHITHVELDPHRVH; encoded by the coding sequence ATGTTTGATTTGCAATCCATTATTTGGCTTACCTTGATTGCCATCGCTATTTATTATTGGCGCGGTGCATTACGTGTGAAGGAGCGCGCCTATATTGCTGCGCAAAAACGCTGTGCTGAAATGGATGTGCAATTGCTTGATGAAAATGTGTATTTGCGGCGTATCTGGTTCAAGCGTAACGACAAAGGCGTTCTCTCGCTTTGGCGTGCATTTTATTTTGAATTTACAGTAGGCGGTTCAGACCGTTATTTGGGCCGCGTCATTATGCTTGGGCCTCACATTACCCATGTAGAGCTCGATCCTCATCGGGTACATTGA
- a CDS encoding NUDIX hydrolase — translation MNEKIGGWKTKTSQVMYENPWIKVSHEEVITPKGTDGIYGVVHFKNTAIGVVPIDQDGNIWLVKQSRYSLNQYTWEIPEGGCPQGENPLDAAKRELEEEVGLRANQWQQLMTMHLSNSVTDEYCVVFVARDLFAGQQQLEATEDIEYKKLPLQDAIAMVLSGEITDAISVAALLRVALDLKDYLE, via the coding sequence ATGAATGAAAAAATAGGCGGTTGGAAAACAAAAACATCCCAAGTGATGTATGAAAATCCCTGGATAAAAGTATCTCACGAAGAAGTGATTACCCCTAAAGGGACTGATGGCATTTACGGTGTGGTGCATTTCAAAAATACCGCAATCGGTGTGGTGCCAATCGATCAAGATGGAAATATCTGGCTGGTAAAACAAAGCCGATACTCACTCAACCAATACACATGGGAAATTCCCGAAGGTGGTTGCCCGCAAGGTGAAAATCCACTGGATGCGGCAAAGCGTGAATTGGAAGAAGAAGTGGGTTTGCGTGCGAACCAGTGGCAGCAGTTAATGACTATGCATTTGTCCAATTCGGTCACGGATGAATATTGCGTAGTGTTTGTTGCACGTGATTTGTTTGCCGGTCAGCAACAGCTGGAAGCGACGGAAGATATTGAATACAAAAAATTGCCGCTGCAGGATGCCATAGCAATGGTGCTCAGTGGTGAAATAACCGATGCAATATCGGTTGCTGCGTTGTTACGCGTTGCTTTGGATTTAAAAGACTATTTGGAGTAA
- a CDS encoding DapH/DapD/GlmU-related protein produces the protein MRRSNTPYPVKRLYKIINNWYVKRFIAPQFDSLGSIPEIAHPRSLVIFGRNIHLGKYAQIICASDNCVRFTSWPSKQADAEIVIGDYCLISPGVRISSAKSIRIGDNCMFAANVIISDSDWHGIYNRIRPFRCTKPVVIENNVWLGERVIITKGVTIGENSVIGAGSVVTKSIPPNSVAAGNPARIIKNINPNRRMLKRELLFSDPEHYFDNQNQLDKFMLGNNGWINWLRSLISPNQKD, from the coding sequence ATGCGCCGCAGCAATACGCCCTACCCGGTTAAACGTTTATACAAAATAATTAACAACTGGTATGTAAAACGTTTTATTGCTCCGCAGTTTGATAGTTTGGGCAGCATCCCGGAAATTGCACATCCGCGTAGCTTGGTTATTTTTGGGCGTAATATTCATCTAGGAAAATACGCACAAATTATTTGTGCGAGTGATAACTGTGTGCGATTCACCAGCTGGCCAAGCAAACAAGCCGATGCAGAAATTGTTATTGGGGATTACTGTTTGATTTCACCCGGCGTGAGAATTTCATCCGCAAAATCTATCCGCATTGGCGATAACTGCATGTTTGCAGCAAATGTCATTATTAGCGATAGCGATTGGCACGGCATCTATAACCGCATCCGTCCCTTTCGCTGCACCAAACCTGTGGTGATTGAAAATAATGTATGGCTTGGCGAGCGAGTGATTATCACCAAAGGCGTGACTATTGGCGAAAATTCGGTGATAGGCGCAGGCTCGGTGGTAACCAAATCCATTCCACCAAATTCGGTGGCGGCGGGGAATCCTGCGCGGATTATTAAAAACATTAATCCAAACCGCAGAATGTTAAAGCGCGAATTATTGTTCAGCGATCCGGAGCATTATTTTGATAATCAGAATCAGCTGGATAAATTTATGCTGGGAAATAATGGGTGGATTAATTGGCTGCGTTCGTTGATTTCACCCAACCAAAAAGATTAA
- a CDS encoding class I SAM-dependent methyltransferase: MLPIDIETVKGFLDPVEGAALYEYAAAVASRAPCLEIGSYCGKSTVYLGSACKKNNSVLFAVDHHRGSEEHQLGEEYHDPALYDSAAGKMDSFREFRQTLARAELEDVVVPIVAPSSLAARYWSTPLSLVFIDGGHSMEAALNDYRCWTPHVMRGGWLAIHDVFPNPADGGRPPYEIWKLAQASGLFEAMPLVKTLGLLKRL, translated from the coding sequence ATGCTGCCAATTGATATCGAAACCGTAAAAGGATTTTTGGATCCCGTTGAAGGTGCTGCGTTGTATGAGTACGCCGCTGCAGTTGCCAGTCGTGCGCCCTGTTTGGAAATTGGCAGTTATTGTGGAAAATCCACAGTGTATCTTGGCAGTGCATGTAAAAAAAATAATAGCGTGCTATTTGCTGTTGATCATCATCGTGGATCGGAAGAGCATCAACTTGGTGAGGAATATCACGACCCTGCGTTGTACGATTCCGCCGCCGGGAAAATGGATAGCTTCCGTGAATTTCGCCAGACATTAGCGCGTGCAGAGTTGGAAGATGTCGTGGTTCCTATTGTTGCGCCTTCAAGCCTCGCTGCGCGCTATTGGTCAACACCATTGTCACTTGTCTTTATCGATGGCGGCCACAGTATGGAAGCTGCCCTTAACGATTACCGCTGTTGGACGCCTCATGTTATGCGCGGTGGTTGGCTTGCGATTCACGATGTGTTCCCCAACCCCGCTGATGGCGGTCGTCCGCCTTATGAAATCTGGAAGCTTGCACAAGCATCAGGTTTATTTGAGGCGATGCCTCTGGTGAAAACCCTCGGTTTATTAAAACGGCTTTAA
- a CDS encoding MipA/OmpV family protein — protein sequence MQLHLLFKPSIAALLLTFLSSAAYAQKNQDPSDSNPKKWELGLGVGAVSGPDYRGSDEYRSFISPIPYFVYRGKIIRSDRDGVRGNFLRTDQYEFTVSASASITPETDKSTLREDMPELGSTLELGPSFNINLTGDSFAEGWHLQIPWRAVFAIGAEDSGYIGSVFTPQFVYRNKLQEWTFTYRAGVAFASEDYHDYYYKVDHDYVTATRNYFDASGGYSGWNNQAAFSRKFNHNGINTQLAFFIRYDNIEGADFTNSSLVVSNHSYRGGIAFIWVIK from the coding sequence ATGCAATTACATTTGTTATTCAAGCCTTCAATTGCAGCACTTTTGCTGACATTCTTAAGCAGTGCTGCCTATGCGCAAAAAAATCAGGACCCATCTGACAGCAACCCCAAAAAATGGGAATTGGGTTTAGGGGTTGGAGCGGTCTCTGGCCCAGATTATCGCGGCTCCGATGAATATCGCAGTTTTATTAGCCCCATTCCTTATTTTGTTTATCGCGGAAAAATTATCCGCTCTGACCGCGACGGCGTGCGTGGCAATTTTTTACGCACAGACCAATATGAATTTACCGTCAGTGCAAGTGCATCCATCACCCCCGAAACAGACAAAAGCACATTGCGTGAAGACATGCCGGAGTTGGGTTCAACATTGGAGCTGGGGCCATCATTCAATATCAATTTAACGGGTGATAGTTTTGCAGAAGGCTGGCATCTGCAAATTCCGTGGCGCGCGGTATTCGCCATAGGCGCAGAGGATTCAGGTTATATTGGATCAGTATTTACGCCGCAGTTTGTGTATCGCAATAAATTGCAGGAGTGGACATTTACTTATCGCGCAGGCGTTGCGTTTGCGAGCGAGGATTATCACGATTATTACTACAAGGTAGATCATGATTACGTTACAGCAACGCGCAATTATTTTGATGCTAGCGGCGGCTACAGCGGCTGGAATAACCAAGCGGCATTTAGCCGTAAATTCAATCACAACGGCATTAATACCCAACTGGCTTTTTTTATTCGCTACGACAACATTGAGGGCGCAGATTTTACCAACAGTTCACTTGTGGTGAGCAATCACTCTTATCGCGGTGGCATCGCATTTATTTGGGTGATCAAATAG
- the dbpA gene encoding ATP-dependent RNA helicase DbpA produces the protein MNTTAFASLPLNPDMLANLESLGYNEMTDIQAQSLPLVLAGKDIIAQAKTGSGKTATFGIPLLEKLNVRFFGVQALVLCPTRELADQVAKEIRRLARATHNVKVLTLCGGVSIGPQIGSLERGAHIVVGTPGRIVDHISKGTLKLDSINQLVLDEADRMLEMGFADDLEAVIAACNAERQTLLFSATYPDDIKKISARYQRDPLMVKVEAIHNDTNIEQHFYELQDTSESFPAVLSLLAHFRPETSIAFCNTKIACDELLDYLRDHDVSALTLHGDLEQRERDQVLVRFSNKSCSVLIATDVAARGIDIKGLDAVINVDLARDSEVHVHRIGRTGRAGESGLALSLVVQKEVHKINRLEDYMKQSITLEKLPQSDSRLLPEPAMVTINIDGGKKDKLRPGDIIGALTKDAGLPFEKIGKIDMFDFTAYVAVDHSIAKAALKQLSDGKLKGRKFRARRLK, from the coding sequence GTGAATACGACTGCTTTTGCCTCGCTTCCCCTTAACCCTGACATGCTCGCTAATCTGGAATCACTGGGTTACAACGAGATGACCGATATTCAGGCGCAAAGTTTGCCATTGGTATTGGCGGGCAAGGATATTATTGCCCAAGCGAAAACGGGCAGCGGAAAAACGGCCACCTTTGGTATTCCGTTATTGGAAAAATTGAATGTCCGCTTTTTTGGTGTGCAGGCGTTAGTGTTGTGCCCTACACGTGAACTCGCCGATCAAGTTGCTAAAGAGATTCGTCGCCTTGCACGTGCAACGCACAATGTAAAAGTATTAACGCTCTGTGGTGGTGTATCGATTGGCCCTCAAATTGGCTCGCTTGAGCGGGGCGCGCACATTGTTGTGGGCACGCCGGGGCGTATTGTGGACCATATTTCCAAAGGCACTTTAAAGCTCGACAGTATCAATCAACTGGTGTTGGATGAAGCTGACCGCATGTTGGAAATGGGCTTTGCAGATGATCTTGAAGCAGTGATTGCTGCCTGTAATGCTGAGCGCCAGACATTATTGTTCTCGGCAACTTATCCTGATGATATTAAAAAAATCAGTGCGCGTTACCAGCGCGACCCACTGATGGTAAAAGTGGAGGCGATTCATAACGACACTAATATCGAGCAGCATTTTTATGAGCTGCAAGATACCAGTGAAAGTTTTCCGGCAGTGCTGTCATTGCTCGCGCATTTCAGACCTGAAACGTCTATTGCGTTTTGCAATACCAAAATTGCATGTGACGAATTACTCGATTATTTGCGTGATCACGATGTCAGCGCATTGACCCTGCACGGCGATTTGGAACAGCGCGAGCGCGATCAGGTATTGGTTCGTTTTTCCAATAAAAGCTGTTCGGTATTAATCGCTACCGATGTGGCCGCACGCGGTATTGATATCAAAGGTCTGGATGCGGTGATCAATGTGGATTTGGCGCGCGACAGTGAAGTGCATGTGCATCGTATTGGGCGCACCGGACGCGCGGGTGAATCTGGTTTGGCGTTAAGTTTGGTAGTGCAAAAAGAAGTACACAAAATTAACCGTCTTGAAGATTACATGAAGCAATCGATTACGCTGGAAAAACTTCCACAAAGCGATAGCCGGTTATTGCCTGAGCCGGCAATGGTAACGATTAATATTGATGGCGGTAAAAAAGATAAGTTGCGGCCGGGCGATATTATTGGTGCGTTAACTAAAGATGCCGGGTTACCGTTTGAAAAAATTGGTAAGATCGACATGTTTGATTTTACCGCTTATGTCGCTGTTGATCACAGTATCGCGAAAGCAGCGCTCAAGCAGTTATCCGATGGAAAATTAAAAGGCAGGAAATTTCGCGCTCGGCGTTTGAAATAA